The following coding sequences lie in one Yoonia sp. G8-12 genomic window:
- a CDS encoding TRAP transporter small permease gives MLHTAIHKLAQAMALLGGLVLCLLVLMVCVSISGRELSDLAHGGYLRGLGDWLLDLGVGPILGDFELVEAGVAFAIFAFLPLTQLSGAHARVDVFTQGLGPRVNAALGTFWTVVMAVVIVLITWRLFEGMQDKIRYNETSYLIQFPIWWAYAASFGAAVTASIISLYCAAMRLTGQRDI, from the coding sequence GTGCTGCATACCGCGATCCATAAACTGGCGCAGGCCATGGCGCTGCTTGGCGGGCTTGTCCTTTGCCTGCTGGTGCTGATGGTCTGTGTCAGCATCAGCGGACGCGAGCTAAGCGATCTGGCCCATGGTGGCTATTTGCGCGGGCTTGGTGATTGGCTGCTGGATTTGGGCGTTGGTCCTATTTTGGGGGATTTCGAACTGGTCGAGGCGGGGGTGGCCTTTGCAATCTTCGCTTTTCTGCCGCTCACCCAGCTTAGCGGGGCCCACGCACGCGTTGATGTCTTTACCCAAGGTCTCGGGCCGCGCGTGAACGCCGCGCTTGGCACATTCTGGACCGTGGTGATGGCGGTGGTCATCGTTTTGATCACATGGCGGCTCTTTGAGGGGATGCAGGATAAAATCCGCTATAATGAAACCTCTTATCTGATCCAGTTCCCCATCTGGTGGGCCTATGCCGCCAGCTTTGGCGCGGCAGTGACCGCAAGCATCATCAGCCTTTATTGCGCCGCGATGCGCCTGACGGGACAGCGCGACATATGA
- a CDS encoding TRAP transporter substrate-binding protein — protein sequence MKTTRTTLLGLLAAACLSTAATAQEVTLRLHQFLPAQANVPAHILDVWADQVEADSEGRIKVDRFPSMQLGGTPPQLIDQAIDGVADVIWTVAGYTPGRFPQLEVFELPFLSPDAEATSRAYWELAEARMMDTDFAAFKPLGLWVHGPGVIHANRPVTDVADLRGLKLRAPTRTTTTLFTELGATSVGMPVPAVPESLSRGVIDGAVIPWEVVPALKVHELVTNHTEFPGAALYTTAFIFAMNQAAYDNLPADLQAVIDANSGLEFSAFAGRTMQEYDAPGRVLAEEAGNNIITLTPAQVDAWRAASQPTIDNWIAEADAAGIDGTGLYQEATALIAKHAMGN from the coding sequence ATGAAAACGACCCGCACTACACTGCTAGGCCTTTTGGCCGCCGCTTGCCTATCCACGGCCGCCACTGCCCAAGAGGTAACGTTGCGCCTGCATCAGTTTTTGCCAGCACAGGCCAATGTGCCCGCGCATATTCTCGATGTCTGGGCCGATCAGGTCGAGGCGGACAGCGAGGGCCGCATCAAGGTTGACCGTTTTCCGTCCATGCAGCTTGGCGGCACGCCGCCGCAGTTGATTGATCAGGCGATTGACGGTGTCGCAGATGTCATCTGGACAGTGGCCGGTTATACGCCGGGGCGCTTTCCCCAGCTTGAGGTTTTTGAGCTGCCGTTCCTGTCGCCTGACGCCGAAGCCACATCGCGCGCCTATTGGGAACTGGCAGAAGCGCGGATGATGGATACCGATTTTGCCGCATTCAAACCACTCGGGCTTTGGGTGCATGGCCCCGGTGTAATCCACGCCAACCGCCCTGTGACAGATGTTGCCGACCTGCGCGGTCTGAAACTGCGCGCACCGACACGGACAACAACAACGCTGTTTACCGAACTGGGTGCCACGTCCGTTGGGATGCCGGTGCCAGCGGTGCCCGAATCCCTGTCGCGTGGCGTGATTGATGGCGCGGTGATCCCGTGGGAGGTTGTTCCCGCGCTCAAAGTGCACGAACTGGTCACCAACCATACCGAATTCCCCGGTGCAGCCCTTTACACAACCGCCTTTATCTTTGCGATGAACCAAGCGGCCTATGACAATTTGCCTGCGGATTTGCAGGCGGTGATTGATGCCAATTCCGGCCTTGAATTCTCGGCCTTTGCGGGGCGGACCATGCAAGAGTACGACGCCCCCGGCCGCGTTCTGGCCGAAGAGGCGGGCAACAACATCATCACGCTGACACCCGCGCAGGTCGATGCATGGCGCGCGGCCAGCCAGCCCACTATCGACAACTGGATTGCCGAGGCGGATGCGGCAGGTATTGACGGCACCGGCCTCTACCAAGAGGCCACAGCCCTGATTGCCAAACACGCGATGGGCAACTAA
- a CDS encoding paraquat-inducible protein A — protein sequence MSIHTTPLDELVACPQCDTLHMAHSLPDDMRAYCQRCGIVLMTSQPAAMARILSLALTAFVMMIAAVSFPFLTLDAGGLQNATSVLDAVLAFNDGYAFPLAVAVAFFIVVIPLIRLSALIYALGPLVRDAKPRQGARKAFALAEKLRPWSMAEIFIVGVTVALIKVAGLAAVTIGPAFWAFAGVVIITVLKDQMICRYSIWEALDKASA from the coding sequence GTGAGCATACACACGACGCCCCTTGATGAACTTGTTGCCTGTCCGCAGTGCGACACGCTGCATATGGCGCATAGTTTGCCCGATGATATGCGCGCCTACTGCCAGCGTTGCGGCATCGTTTTGATGACCTCGCAACCGGCAGCGATGGCACGGATTCTCAGCCTTGCGCTGACCGCGTTCGTGATGATGATTGCCGCCGTCAGCTTTCCTTTCCTGACGCTGGATGCGGGGGGATTGCAAAATGCCACCTCGGTTCTGGATGCAGTGCTGGCCTTTAATGACGGCTATGCCTTTCCTTTGGCGGTGGCTGTCGCTTTCTTCATTGTGGTCATCCCGCTGATCCGTCTTAGCGCGCTGATTTATGCGCTGGGTCCGCTGGTGCGCGACGCAAAGCCACGCCAAGGTGCGCGCAAGGCCTTTGCCTTGGCCGAAAAACTGCGCCCTTGGAGCATGGCCGAAATTTTCATCGTTGGCGTGACTGTTGCGCTGATCAAAGTGGCCGGATTGGCGGCCGTGACAATTGGCCCCGCTTTTTGGGCCTTCGCGGGGGTCGTGATTATCACGGTCCTCAAAGATCAAATGATTTGTAGGTATTCGATTTGGGAAGCACTGGACAAAGCCTCGGCCTGA
- a CDS encoding paraquat-inducible protein A, with the protein MGSTGQSLGLTTAREAGLVACQRCGQVHPLQTRVCKRCEGRLESRDTESLQKVWAWLIAGMIAYIPANIYPMLLTSTLVERSESTIIGGAVELFDHGSYGIAAIVFIASVMIPVGKFIAIMYLAISVQRQSGDNQHERHVAYEVVEFIGRWSMIDVFVVAILSALVQLDTIATVNPGIAAVSFALSVIFTMLSAQAFDSRLIWDADRTNQQ; encoded by the coding sequence TTGGGAAGCACTGGACAAAGCCTCGGCCTGACGACGGCTCGCGAAGCAGGGCTGGTGGCCTGTCAGCGGTGCGGACAGGTGCATCCGCTGCAAACGCGCGTCTGCAAGCGTTGCGAAGGGCGGCTGGAAAGCCGCGATACCGAGAGCCTGCAAAAGGTCTGGGCGTGGCTGATTGCGGGCATGATTGCCTATATTCCGGCCAATATTTATCCGATGCTGCTGACCTCGACGCTGGTCGAGCGGTCCGAGAGCACCATTATCGGCGGCGCGGTTGAACTTTTCGATCACGGCTCGTACGGGATTGCCGCGATTGTCTTTATCGCCTCGGTGATGATCCCTGTGGGAAAATTCATTGCAATCATGTATCTGGCCATCAGCGTGCAGCGCCAATCCGGCGACAACCAGCACGAACGCCACGTCGCCTATGAGGTGGTTGAATTCATCGGGCGCTGGTCCATGATCGACGTCTTTGTCGTTGCAATCCTCTCGGCGCTGGTGCAACTCGACACTATCGCAACCGTAAACCCCGGCATCGCAGCAGTCAGCTTTGCGTTGTCCGTCATTTTTACCATGTTATCCGCCCAGGCCTTTGATTCCCGCCTGATTTGGGACGCAGACAGGACCAACCAGCAATGA
- a CDS encoding MlaD family protein, protein MSDPNTNGPAPLDIRPVKKKIWQRLSLVWLVPVVALGISLWAAWQNYADRGTLITISFENAAGITAGETGIRYRDVTIGEVESVEFAPGLSDVLVHARIDQTVAPFLDDDAQFWVVRPDVSVRGITGLDTVLSGVYIEGNWDTEADVAQFDFIGLEEPIMTRANQRGTTVTLRADDGGSISAGAPVLHKGIEVGYLEKPQLSLNGSQVVVTAFIERPYDRRITSSTRFWDTSGFSVSFGTGGVSLNVSSLASVIEGGIAFDTVVSGGQPIADGAAFDIFDSEEAARDSLFTDPNAEVLRVAVLFEQSVSGLTVGSEVRFQGIRIGEVSDLNAIVVGQGSNADVRLQAVLAVEPSRLGMGSDATVEDALTLLSDFVTRGLRARMVTGNILAGTLFVELVEIEDALPAIMNLTSGDYPVIPTTDSEISDVAATAEGLLSRINALPVEELMDGAIDLMDSFERLANDESTRNAPAALVSLLDESRALIASEDLQAIPNDLRAVINDINGLVNEANETGIITNLDAAIATAAQAATNIEQATQNLPQITADIEALTTRANQLELEALVASATETLNAVDAFLGTDDAIAFPAEANAALSSLRIFLDEVREGGAIENVNDALASASQAASAVEDAVSTLPALSARANDLVSQISSVVNSYGERSRFSAETLSTLRDIQEASDAISSLARTIERNPNSLLIGR, encoded by the coding sequence ATGAGTGATCCCAACACAAACGGTCCCGCGCCGCTTGATATACGCCCGGTGAAAAAGAAGATCTGGCAGCGCCTGTCACTAGTCTGGCTTGTCCCTGTTGTTGCCTTGGGTATTTCGCTTTGGGCTGCGTGGCAAAACTATGCAGATCGCGGCACGCTGATCACCATCAGCTTTGAAAACGCGGCAGGGATTACGGCAGGCGAAACCGGTATCAGGTACCGCGATGTGACCATCGGCGAAGTTGAGAGTGTTGAATTTGCCCCCGGTCTGTCGGACGTGCTTGTGCATGCGCGGATTGACCAAACCGTGGCCCCGTTTCTTGATGACGACGCCCAGTTCTGGGTCGTGCGCCCTGACGTGTCGGTGCGCGGGATCACCGGGCTCGATACTGTCCTGTCCGGTGTTTACATCGAAGGCAACTGGGACACCGAGGCGGACGTCGCACAGTTCGATTTCATCGGCCTCGAAGAGCCGATCATGACGCGCGCCAACCAGCGCGGCACCACCGTCACGCTGCGCGCGGATGATGGCGGGAGCATTTCTGCAGGCGCGCCGGTTCTGCACAAAGGCATCGAGGTCGGTTATCTTGAGAAACCGCAACTGTCGCTCAATGGCAGTCAGGTCGTTGTTACCGCCTTTATCGAAAGACCCTATGACCGCCGCATCACCAGCAGCACACGGTTCTGGGATACCTCTGGATTTAGCGTCTCATTCGGCACCGGCGGGGTGTCTTTGAATGTCAGTTCGCTGGCTTCTGTGATCGAGGGCGGCATCGCCTTTGATACCGTTGTCTCGGGCGGGCAACCGATTGCCGATGGCGCGGCCTTTGACATCTTCGACAGCGAAGAGGCCGCGCGCGACAGCCTTTTCACCGATCCCAATGCAGAAGTGCTGCGCGTTGCCGTTCTTTTCGAGCAATCGGTCAGCGGCCTTACGGTCGGGTCCGAGGTCCGTTTTCAAGGTATCCGTATTGGCGAAGTCAGCGACCTGAACGCAATTGTGGTTGGTCAGGGCAGCAACGCCGATGTCCGTTTGCAGGCCGTGCTTGCGGTTGAGCCCTCGCGCCTTGGCATGGGCAGCGATGCCACCGTTGAAGATGCGCTGACCCTGCTGTCTGATTTTGTCACACGCGGCCTGCGGGCGCGGATGGTGACAGGCAACATTCTGGCGGGAACACTCTTTGTCGAGCTGGTCGAGATCGAAGATGCGCTGCCCGCGATCATGAACCTGACGTCTGGCGACTACCCCGTCATTCCGACAACCGACTCGGAAATTTCGGATGTTGCCGCCACGGCAGAGGGCCTGCTGTCGCGCATCAATGCCCTGCCAGTCGAGGAATTGATGGACGGCGCGATTGATCTGATGGACAGCTTCGAGCGCTTGGCCAACGACGAGTCCACCCGCAACGCACCGGCGGCACTTGTGTCGCTGCTGGACGAATCCCGCGCCTTGATCGCCTCGGAAGACCTGCAGGCTATCCCGAATGACCTGCGCGCTGTCATCAACGATATCAATGGCCTTGTGAACGAGGCCAATGAAACCGGGATCATTACCAACCTTGATGCGGCCATCGCGACCGCAGCGCAGGCAGCCACGAACATTGAACAGGCCACACAAAACCTGCCGCAGATCACCGCAGATATCGAAGCGCTGACCACCCGTGCCAATCAATTGGAGCTTGAGGCGCTGGTGGCATCCGCCACGGAAACGCTCAATGCGGTTGATGCGTTTTTGGGGACGGACGACGCAATCGCCTTTCCTGCTGAAGCAAACGCAGCCCTGTCCTCCTTGCGGATCTTCCTTGATGAAGTCCGCGAAGGTGGCGCCATCGAGAACGTCAACGATGCGCTTGCCTCGGCCAGTCAAGCGGCCAGTGCGGTTGAAGATGCGGTCAGCACCCTGCCCGCCTTGTCTGCGCGCGCGAATGATCTTGTGAGCCAAATCTCAAGCGTGGTGAACAGCTATGGTGAACGGTCGCGCTTCAGCGCCGAGACGCTATCCACACTGCGCGATATCCAGGAAGCGTCGGATGCGATTTCATCGCTCGCGCGTACCATTGAACGAAACCCCAATTCCTTGCTGATCGGACGGTAA
- a CDS encoding PqiC family protein, which translates to MLTRLTVLVFTALAACSPLADRVAMTPLPSSVELLPLVGSAMVRTVSLPTYAATEEIAVKTAEGRITIREDVLWADDPERAVTLILTRTLSDILNTDVGPDPWPFVGLPDVSVDVRVERMLGGLDGTFELRGQFFVASEGADFRDSTHRFDIIEQVTDGSVEGIAAAQSAALLKLAEQIGAVLGR; encoded by the coding sequence ATGCTTACTCGCCTCACGGTTCTTGTCTTTACAGCCCTTGCCGCCTGTTCCCCACTTGCAGACAGAGTCGCTATGACACCGCTGCCGTCATCGGTAGAACTGCTCCCCTTGGTGGGCAGCGCGATGGTGCGTACCGTATCGTTGCCGACCTATGCCGCGACAGAAGAGATTGCTGTCAAAACCGCAGAGGGACGGATCACGATCCGCGAAGACGTGCTGTGGGCGGACGATCCTGAACGCGCGGTCACGTTGATCCTGACACGCACGCTCAGCGATATTCTAAACACCGATGTTGGCCCTGATCCGTGGCCCTTTGTCGGCCTGCCCGATGTGTCCGTGGATGTGCGGGTCGAGCGGATGCTGGGCGGGCTTGACGGCACGTTCGAGCTACGCGGCCAGTTCTTTGTCGCCAGCGAGGGTGCTGATTTCCGCGACAGCACGCACCGTTTTGACATCATCGAACAGGTAACAGACGGCTCCGTCGAGGGGATCGCCGCCGCGCAATCAGCCGCGTTGCTGAAACTGGCCGAACAGATTGGCGCGGTCCTCGGGCGCTAG
- a CDS encoding metal ABC transporter permease → METLLFPFQFAFMNKAFLMMAIIAVPTSLLSCYLVLKGWSLMGDAISHAVLPGVVVAYLLNIPLIVGAFAAGMICALSTGFLAANSRVKQDTVMGIVFSGMFGFGLVLYTKITTDVHLDHILFGNMLGVGGADLWAAGSIAAFVALVILIKQRDFMLHAFDPVQAQAVGLRVGWLHYGLLALISLTIVATLSAVGIILSIGLLIAPGAIAFLLTKRFSLMLPIAVGVTMFAGFAGVYLSFFLDSAPAPTVILVLTAIFIVAFVRANLKVRRATATMTDAAG, encoded by the coding sequence ATGGAAACGCTTCTCTTCCCGTTTCAGTTCGCCTTTATGAACAAGGCCTTCTTGATGATGGCAATCATTGCCGTGCCCACCAGCCTGCTGTCGTGCTATCTGGTGCTCAAAGGCTGGTCGCTGATGGGCGACGCCATCAGCCACGCGGTGCTGCCGGGGGTGGTTGTGGCCTATCTGCTGAATATCCCGCTGATTGTCGGGGCCTTTGCGGCAGGGATGATCTGTGCGCTCAGCACCGGTTTTCTGGCAGCCAATAGTCGGGTCAAGCAAGACACCGTTATGGGGATCGTGTTTTCGGGCATGTTCGGCTTCGGTCTAGTGCTTTACACCAAGATCACGACCGATGTGCATCTGGATCATATCCTGTTTGGCAACATGCTGGGGGTCGGTGGTGCAGATCTATGGGCCGCCGGTTCAATTGCCGCCTTCGTTGCCCTTGTGATCCTGATCAAGCAGCGCGATTTCATGCTGCACGCCTTCGATCCCGTCCAGGCTCAGGCGGTCGGGCTGCGGGTCGGCTGGCTGCATTACGGGCTGCTCGCGCTGATCTCGCTGACGATTGTGGCCACGCTTTCGGCGGTGGGGATCATCCTGTCGATTGGTCTGCTTATCGCGCCCGGCGCGATTGCGTTTTTGTTGACCAAACGCTTTTCATTGATGTTGCCGATTGCCGTGGGTGTGACGATGTTCGCAGGCTTTGCCGGCGTCTACCTGAGCTTCTTTCTCGATAGCGCGCCCGCACCAACGGTCATCCTCGTGCTCACTGCGATCTTCATCGTGGCGTTCGTGCGGGCGAACCTGAAGGTGCGCCGCGCCACCGCAACGATGACGGACGCGGCAGGCTAG
- a CDS encoding metal ABC transporter permease — MAILLEPFSYGYMFNAMWVSALVGGVCAFLSAYLMLKGWSLIGDALSHSIVPGVAGAYMLGLPFALGAFAAGGLAAGAMLFLNQRSGLKEDTIIGLIFTSFFGLGLFMVSLSPTSVSVQTITMGNILAITPSDTLQLALIGFVTLAVLLAKWKDLMVTFFDENHARSIGLRPDLLRAVFFTLLAASCVAALQTVGAFLVIAMVVTPGATAYLLTDRFPRLLVLSVAIGAGTSFVGAYLSYFLDGATGGIIVSLQTLIFLAAFVLAPKHGYLAARRRAAAALEGN; from the coding sequence ATGGCAATTCTGCTGGAACCCTTCAGCTACGGCTACATGTTCAACGCCATGTGGGTCAGCGCTTTGGTCGGCGGTGTCTGTGCGTTCTTGTCCGCGTATCTGATGCTCAAAGGCTGGTCGTTGATAGGTGACGCGCTGAGCCATTCGATCGTACCGGGCGTGGCGGGGGCCTATATGCTGGGGCTGCCGTTCGCCTTGGGGGCTTTTGCTGCGGGTGGGTTGGCTGCCGGTGCGATGCTGTTTCTCAATCAACGCTCGGGGCTTAAAGAGGACACCATCATTGGTCTGATCTTCACGTCATTCTTCGGGCTGGGCCTGTTCATGGTGTCGTTGTCGCCCACATCGGTCAGCGTCCAGACCATCACCATGGGCAATATTCTTGCGATCACGCCGTCCGATACGCTGCAACTGGCACTGATCGGCTTTGTGACCTTGGCGGTGCTGCTGGCCAAATGGAAAGACCTGATGGTGACGTTCTTTGATGAAAACCACGCGCGGTCCATCGGGCTGCGGCCCGATCTGTTGCGCGCGGTGTTTTTTACCCTGCTTGCGGCCTCTTGTGTGGCTGCGTTGCAGACCGTGGGCGCATTTCTTGTCATTGCGATGGTCGTGACACCGGGGGCCACGGCCTATCTGCTGACCGACCGGTTCCCAAGGCTCTTGGTGCTCAGCGTCGCTATCGGGGCAGGCACCAGCTTTGTCGGCGCATACCTGAGCTATTTCCTCGATGGTGCCACAGGCGGCATCATCGTGTCGCTGCAAACGCTGATCTTCCTTGCGGCCTTCGTGCTTGCGCCCAAACACGGGTATCTGGCCGCGCGCCGCCGTGCCGCTGCGGCATTGGAGGGCAACTGA
- a CDS encoding manganese/iron ABC transporter ATP-binding protein, giving the protein MNDPTPGIISQNVTVTYRNGHTALHNASFEIPTGTITALVGVNGAGKSTLFKAIMGFVPAARGEISVLGMPVSEALRRNIVAYVPQSEEVDWSFPVLVEDVVMMGRYGHMGFFRRPKAADHAAVTEALGRVNMTEFRHRQIGELSGGQRKRVFLARALAQEGQVILLDEPFTGVDVQTEDAIVALLRDLRDEGRVILVSTHNLGSVPEFCDRTILVKKTVLAYGLTTDIFTHENLELAFGGVLRHFVLGGSDLHDDDDSRQIRVITDDERPFVVYGDDSQSTKESEKEPT; this is encoded by the coding sequence CTGAATGACCCAACCCCCGGCATCATCTCGCAGAATGTGACGGTGACCTATCGCAACGGGCACACCGCCTTGCATAACGCGAGCTTTGAAATCCCCACAGGGACGATTACCGCCCTTGTGGGGGTGAATGGTGCCGGGAAATCCACACTCTTCAAGGCGATCATGGGGTTCGTGCCTGCCGCACGCGGCGAAATTTCCGTGCTTGGCATGCCAGTGTCCGAGGCGCTGCGCCGCAACATCGTGGCCTATGTCCCGCAATCCGAAGAGGTGGACTGGTCTTTCCCCGTGCTCGTCGAAGACGTGGTGATGATGGGCCGCTACGGGCATATGGGGTTTTTCCGCAGGCCCAAAGCCGCCGATCATGCCGCCGTCACCGAGGCCTTGGGCCGTGTGAACATGACCGAATTCCGCCACCGCCAGATTGGTGAATTATCGGGCGGTCAGCGCAAGCGCGTGTTTCTGGCCCGCGCCTTGGCGCAAGAAGGGCAGGTCATTTTGCTGGATGAACCTTTTACCGGCGTTGATGTCCAAACCGAAGACGCCATTGTCGCCTTGCTGCGCGATCTGCGCGATGAGGGGCGGGTGATCCTGGTCTCGACCCATAACCTTGGATCAGTGCCGGAATTTTGTGACCGCACCATTTTGGTCAAAAAAACCGTGCTGGCTTATGGTCTGACAACGGACATCTTTACCCACGAAAACCTCGAACTGGCCTTTGGCGGTGTGCTGCGCCACTTCGTGCTGGGCGGGTCCGATCTGCATGATGATGATGACAGCCGCCAGATCCGCGTAATCACTGATGATGAGCGCCCGTTCGTGGTCTACGGCGACGATAGCCAGTCCACCAAAGAGAGCGAGAAAGAGCCCACCTGA
- a CDS encoding metal ABC transporter substrate-binding protein produces the protein MIKPLSFVVCVAALSSAAMAEEDRFKAVTTFTVIADMAQNVAGDAAIVESITRAGAEIHGYQPTPRDIIRAQDADLILWNGLNLELWFEQFFSNLSDVPSATLSDGITPLSISSGEYDGKPNPHAWMSLESALIYVDNIRDAFIEHDPDNAETYRANAETYKAEITATLAPLREEILAVPAEQRWLVSCEGAFSYLARDFEMQELYLWPINADQQGTPQQVRRVIDTVRANDIPAVFCESTVSQAPAEQVARETDAVYGGVLYVDSLTEADGPVPTYLDLLRVTTETIAAGLTE, from the coding sequence ATGATCAAACCTCTCTCTTTTGTTGTTTGCGTCGCTGCCTTGTCCTCTGCCGCAATGGCCGAGGAAGACCGTTTCAAGGCCGTCACGACCTTTACGGTGATCGCGGATATGGCACAGAACGTCGCCGGTGATGCCGCGATTGTGGAAAGCATCACGCGGGCAGGGGCCGAAATCCACGGCTATCAGCCAACCCCGCGCGATATCATCCGCGCGCAGGATGCCGACCTGATTTTGTGGAACGGCCTGAACCTTGAACTCTGGTTTGAACAGTTCTTCAGCAACCTGTCCGATGTCCCCAGTGCGACCCTCTCTGACGGGATCACCCCGCTCAGCATCTCTTCCGGCGAATACGATGGCAAACCCAACCCCCATGCCTGGATGAGCCTTGAAAGCGCGCTGATCTACGTCGACAATATCCGCGATGCATTCATTGAACATGACCCCGACAACGCCGAAACCTACCGCGCCAATGCCGAGACCTATAAAGCCGAAATCACGGCCACACTTGCGCCATTGCGCGAAGAAATCCTTGCCGTACCTGCCGAGCAGCGCTGGCTGGTCAGCTGTGAAGGCGCGTTCAGCTATCTGGCGCGTGATTTCGAGATGCAGGAGCTTTATCTTTGGCCCATCAATGCCGACCAGCAAGGCACCCCCCAACAGGTGCGCCGCGTGATTGATACGGTGCGGGCCAATGATATTCCTGCGGTATTCTGCGAAAGCACCGTCAGCCAAGCCCCGGCGGAACAGGTCGCCCGTGAAACAGACGCGGTCTATGGCGGGGTGCTTTATGTCGATAGTCTGACCGAGGCCGACGGCCCCGTCCCGACCTATCTGGATCTCTTGCGCGTTACCACCGAAACCATTGCAGCAGGCCTGACTGAATGA